One segment of Procambarus clarkii isolate CNS0578487 chromosome 1, FALCON_Pclarkii_2.0, whole genome shotgun sequence DNA contains the following:
- the mRpL28 gene encoding large ribosomal subunit protein bL28m isoform X1 produces the protein MKPRAVKYSMATRLPAAALRVSLTKPWLHLKVFASAPLNYLSRVPEHYKKFYWEWKCTQMSPVHYIPKPGNFEKLPTGEVVPVQNVPLLLRIPKELHQGIWGGEAIIRGFQKRKETIRRVPHYWVPSIKMSVVYSEILDRYMRLHVTDRTLKLIDEKYGFDNYILQTPPVDLMSELALRLRREMLLTLVRETLYPDNPAKKQEILEKYKDHIIPEEEADWYGLSLKEAADKQKLIEEEANRPQPLKHSFRAEFIEYLMNKQHESETEKLEGQSGAGWLSRVNPFAKK, from the exons ATGGCTACTAGACTTCCAGCAGCAGCTTTACGGGTGTCACTCACAAAACCATGGCTCCATCTGAAAGTGTTTGCATCGGCACCTTTAAACTATTTAAGTCGGGTCCCAGAACACTATAAGAAGTTTTATTGGGAGTGGAAATGCACACAAATGTCACCAGTCCATTATATTCCGAAACCAGGGAATTTTGAAAAGTTACCAACTGGGGAAGT GGTACCAGTGCAGAACGTTCCACTCCTACTCAGAATCCCCAAAGAGCTTCATCAGGGTATATGGGGTGGAGAGGCCATCATCAGGGGATTCCAAAAGCGGAAAGA GACTATAAGACGTGTTCCTCATTATTGGGTACCCTCAATCAAGATGTCAGTAGTATATTCAGAAATTCTAGATCGATACATGCGTCTTCATGTGACTGATAGAACACTCAAGCTAATTGATGAGAAATATGGATTTGATAATTATATTTTgcag ACTCCTCCCGTTGACCTGATGTCTGAGTTAGCACTCCGGCTGAGAAGAGAGATGCTATTGACATTAGTCAGAGAGACACTATATCCTGATAATCCAGCCAAGAAGCAGGAAATACTTGAGAAGTATAAGGATCATATAATTCCT GAAGAGGAAGCTGATTGGTATGGTTTAAGCCTCAAAGAAGCTGCTGATAAGCAGAAACTTATCGAAGAAGAAGCTAACCGGCCTCAGCCTCTCAAGCATTCTTTCAGAGCTGAGTTTATTGAATACTTGATGAATAAACAGCACGAAAGTGAGACTGAGAAACTAGAAGG ACAATCTGGTGCCGGGTGGCTCTCTCGTGTGAATCCATTTGCCAAGAAGTGA
- the mRpL28 gene encoding large ribosomal subunit protein bL28m isoform X2, whose translation MATRLPAAALRVSLTKPWLHLKVFASAPLNYLSRVPEHYKKFYWEWKCTQMSPVHYIPKPGNFEKLPTGEVVPVQNVPLLLRIPKELHQGIWGGEAIIRGFQKRKETIRRVPHYWVPSIKMSVVYSEILDRYMRLHVTDRTLKLIDEKYGFDNYILQTPPVDLMSELALRLRREMLLTLVRETLYPDNPAKKQEILEKYKDHIIPEEEADWYGLSLKEAADKQKLIEEEANRPQPLKHSFRAEFIEYLMNKQHESETEKLEGQSGAGWLSRVNPFAKK comes from the exons ATGGCTACTAGACTTCCAGCAGCAGCTTTACGGGTGTCACTCACAAAACCATGGCTCCATCTGAAAGTGTTTGCATCGGCACCTTTAAACTATTTAAGTCGGGTCCCAGAACACTATAAGAAGTTTTATTGGGAGTGGAAATGCACACAAATGTCACCAGTCCATTATATTCCGAAACCAGGGAATTTTGAAAAGTTACCAACTGGGGAAGT GGTACCAGTGCAGAACGTTCCACTCCTACTCAGAATCCCCAAAGAGCTTCATCAGGGTATATGGGGTGGAGAGGCCATCATCAGGGGATTCCAAAAGCGGAAAGA GACTATAAGACGTGTTCCTCATTATTGGGTACCCTCAATCAAGATGTCAGTAGTATATTCAGAAATTCTAGATCGATACATGCGTCTTCATGTGACTGATAGAACACTCAAGCTAATTGATGAGAAATATGGATTTGATAATTATATTTTgcag ACTCCTCCCGTTGACCTGATGTCTGAGTTAGCACTCCGGCTGAGAAGAGAGATGCTATTGACATTAGTCAGAGAGACACTATATCCTGATAATCCAGCCAAGAAGCAGGAAATACTTGAGAAGTATAAGGATCATATAATTCCT GAAGAGGAAGCTGATTGGTATGGTTTAAGCCTCAAAGAAGCTGCTGATAAGCAGAAACTTATCGAAGAAGAAGCTAACCGGCCTCAGCCTCTCAAGCATTCTTTCAGAGCTGAGTTTATTGAATACTTGATGAATAAACAGCACGAAAGTGAGACTGAGAAACTAGAAGG ACAATCTGGTGCCGGGTGGCTCTCTCGTGTGAATCCATTTGCCAAGAAGTGA